The nucleotide window AGTGATTAGCTTTGCCACTTACACCAACAGCATTCCGCTGATCATCACCTTGCTCTCGATTTCGTATGCCAGCATTGCGTTCGCGGCTGCCGTGGTCTGGTCCCTGCCCGCCGACGTCGCGCCCAGCACTGAATATGTCGGCACCATTGGTGGTATTCAGAACTTCGCAGGCAACCTGGCTGGCATTATCAGTTCTTCGTTTACCGGCATCATGCTGTCGCTGAACAACGGCTCCTTTGAGGTGCCGCTGATTGCCACCGGTGTCATCTGCCTGATTGGCGCGCTGTCCTACATCTTTATCGTTGGAAAAATCGAGCCGCTGAATGCACCGGATTCCAATAGCGGGGTAGGTTCAACCCCCACGCCGTCGCGAGCTGAATCTAACTAAGTTGTTGAAGAAGGAAGGTATTACGATGTCTCATGAAAACACCCTTCGTGAAGAAATATGCCAGACAGGATTCAGCCTGCATCAGCGAGGATTCACCGTTGGCAGTTCAGGCAATATCAGTGCACGACTGGATGATGGTTGGCTGATCACGCCAACCGATGTCTGCCTCGGCGCGCTGCAACCCGCAATGATCGCTAAGGTGAACAGTGACGGCGAGTGGGTGAAGGGTGGCAAGCCCTCAAAGACGCTGACCCTGCATCGGACCATTTACCAGAACAACGCGGAGGTGCATGGCATCGTTCATACCCATTCAACCCATCTGGTCGGCATGACGCTGGGCAAGGTGTGGAGCAAAGCCGCGATCCTGCCGCCGATTACGCCCTATCAGGTGATGAAAGTGGGCAGGATACCGCTGATCGATTATTGCCGTCCCGGTTCGCCATTGGTGGCGGAACAGGCAGCTCAGCTTGCGGCGACGGTGAAAGGCATCATGCTGGAACGTCTCGGCCCGGTGATCTGGGGGGCGACGGTAACCAAAGCGGCGGAGATTCTGGAAGAGCTGGAAGAAACCGCGAAGCTGTGGCTGATGACCGATCCTAAACCCGAGGCGCTCGATCAGGCTGCGATGCAGGACTTGTTCGATACCTTCGATTGCCGCTGGTAACGCCATGTTATCTCACTATTTTCCTGTATCTGGAGTGGAACAATGGGTCTTCAGAATTTGACAATATTCAGCACGCTGGCCGTGCGCGCCCCTTTCGATAATGGGGTATTGGCTGGTTACGCGGCCAGCGACGAACTCCATTTTGCGTGGAGTCCTACCACGGTGATCGAAAGCAAACTGGCAGCAGGCCAACATGCGGATGTGGTGATCGCGACCGATGACGCGCTAGCCCGGTTGGTGAGTAAAGGCGTGGTGAAGGCGGAAAATTGCTACCCGTTAGCCACGGCCTTGTTTGGTGTTGCGGTGCGGCAAGGTGCAGGCCAACCGGATATTTCAACTGCGCAGAGCTTCCTCGACACCCTGCGTGCAGCCCGCTCGGTCTGTTACTCCCTCGGTGGTGCCAGCGGGATCTATCTGCAGCAGGTCATGGCCGAACGCGGCATTTTGGCCGCAGTTGAACCACGGGCCACCAAAATCAGCCAAGGGTTTACCGCAGAAAAATTGGTGAGCGGTGAAGCAGATGTCGCGGTGCAGCAGATGAGTGAACTGATGGTGGTGCCGGGAATAGACATCGTGGGTCCGTTCCCGGATGAACTCCAGCAACTGACACCGTTTTCGGTGGCAGTGGTGAATGATTGTGGCGATGAGGTCAAGGCGCAGTTGTTTATTCAATATCTGCTGAGTGAACAATGCCAACGCATTTATGCAGCCAATGGCCTGCTGTGTCGCTAAGTGACGGAAGAGTGGTGAACCTAATGTCGGAAAGAATTGTGCTTTTACATGCAACGCCAGTCGCGATGCAGCCGATCCATCAAAGTTTTCAACAACTGTGGCCTGAAGCAGAGCAGGTTAACCTGCTTGATGACGGGCTAACGTTGGATCGTGCTCGTACCACGGATCTGAGCGCGGAGATGATAGAACGTTTTGTTCGCCTGGGACGCTATGGTTATGACATGGGGGCCGCAGGCATTCTCGTCACCTGTTCGGCCTTTGGCCCGGCCATTGACCAGATGAAAGCGGCATTCCCTATACCGGTGCTCAAACCGAATGAAGCGATGTTCCGTGCGGCGCTGCAACAGGGTAAGCGTATCGGGATGTTGGCAACCTTTGCTCCGGCGGTGGCCACCATGACGGATGAGTTTAATGAATTTGTCGCTGAAACCGGCAGCGCTGCCACCCTAAAAACCCTGATTGTTGAAGAGGCGATTGACCTGCTGCGCAAAGGGGATGCGGAGACGCACAACCGTCTGGTGGCAGCCCGTGCGCCTGAGCTGGCAGATTGCGATGTCATTATGCTGGCGCACTTCTCCACTTCGCGCGCGGCAGCGGCGGTAAAAGAGCAGGTCGCTGTCCCGGTCTTAAGTGCGCCAGATGCTGCGGTGCAATTAATGAAATCGCTGGTTAAGGCGCAAGAGGGAGCGACATCATGTTGATCGGGGTGATTGCAGATGATTTCACCGGGGCGAGTGATATTGCCGTCACGCTGGCGAAAGGGCTGCCACACGAGGGGGGATTACGCACGACGTTGTACCTGGGCATCCCGGAAAAACCCGCTGCCGTTGAGGTTGAAGCGGGCGTTATCGCGCTGAAAAGCCGTTCAATTCCGGCGAAAGAGGCGGTAATGCAATCGCTCGCCGCCTGCAGATGGCTGATTGCCCAAGGCTGTCGTCAAATTGTATTCAAGTACTGTTCCACCTTTGATTCCACCGCAGAGGGTAATATCGGCCCGGTTGCGGAAGCGCTGGCCGCTTTCCTCGGTCAGAAAGCGGTGCCGGTGTGTCCTTCTTTTCCTTCCATGGGCCGCACCGTCTATCAGGGGCATTTATTTGTCCGGGACCGGTTATTGAATGAATCAGGAATGGAACACCACCCGTTAACGCCGATGAAAGACGCCGACATCCGACGCGTGTTGCAGTCTCAATCGACCAGCCAACCCGGCCATATTGCATGGCCGGTGGTGCAGAGGGGGATGGCAGCGATTCGTACCGCGCTGGATCATGCCGTTACGCAGGGCGAGACACTGACGGTGATAGACGCGTTGCAAGACGAGGATCTCATCGCCATCGGGAAGGCCTGTGCCGATACGCGCTTGCTGACCGGCGGTTCTGGTATTGCCATCGGTTTGCCCCATAACTTCATTCAACGTGGTCTGGCGGCGGGGGTTGGCAGTGTTGTGCCTGAGATTGACGGCCCTGAAGCGATTCTGGTCGGGAGCTGTTCCGGTACCACATTGCGGCAGATCGCCGCACATGCCAAAGCACATCCGGTGATGATGGTCAGTGTTGATGAGGTGATGAAAGGGGCTATTCGCGCCGAGCAGTTGGTGTCATTTATCCAGGCGAATGAAGGGAAATCGCCGCTGGTGTTCACCTCCGGCGATAAAGCGGATGTACTCCGCGCGCAGGACGTCTATGGACGCGAAACTGTCTCTGCCACACTTGACGCGTTGTTTGGCAAAACGGCGCAGGCGCTGGTCGCGGCGGGCATTCGGCGGCTGGTGGTGGGCGGCGGTGAAACTTCAGGTGCGGTGGTCAGTGCGTTGAATCTTGGTGAGCTGAAGATTGGTGAAGAGATTGATACTGGCGTGCCAGCCCTTGTCTCTCCGGGAGAACATCCCATTGCTTTAGCCCTGAAGTCAGGCAATTTTGGCAGCGAAGACTTCTTCTCTAAAGCTGTCGCTACCCTACGCGGCCAATAAGGAATGCAGCATGCACAGCAAACTCAAATTTAGCGCCAATCTAAAATGGCTCTTCACGGAATTGCCCTTCGAACAGCGTTATGACGCGGCCGCCGCTGCCGGGTTTAAGGCGGTAGAATTTCCGTGGCCTTACAGTTGGCCGCTGGCTGAGGTGAGAAAACTGCTTGATAACAGTGGATTAAAACAACTCTTGATTAACACGCCGGTGGGACAACCCGGCACGGTAAAGTCGTCAGGCCAGGCCTGTCATCCTGACAGTGTGGCGGCATTTCGGGCTGATTTTGCTTCGGCTTTAGAGTATGCCAGCGGGCTGGCGTGTGAGTTTATTCATTTGCAAGGCGGGATCAAGCAGCCAGAGGTGGCTGACGCGCAGGCTTTCGAGACGCTGGTGAATAACGTGAGCTGGGCAGCCGAGCAGGCGTCAGGCAGTGGCGTCACGCTGGTGCTGGAGGCGGTCAACCATTATGACCTGCCCGGTTCGTTGTTAACGACTCAGGCCAGGTCGCTGCAGGTGATTGAAGCGGCTTCAGCGACTAATGTGGGGCTGCTGTTTGATATCTACCACACGCAACGTAGCGAAGGGGATGTCAGCGCGAAAATGCGCCAGTATTTCCCTTATATCAAACATGTGCAGGTGGCTGACTCACCCAACCGCAATGAGCCGGGCACGGGAGAGTTGAACTGGCGCTATATTTTCGGCGAGCTAATCGGTCTCGGCTATCAGGGCTGGGTAGGGTGCGAATATCGGCCCGTTACGACCACCGGAGACGGTCTGGTTTGGTTAGACCAGCTTTCATGAACGTAGCCCCTATTCGGCGGACGAATCGGGGCTACCATGCTTACTGCACTTTCAAGTCAGCGCCGTCCACGACATAGTTTTTTTGATTATTTGGACCAATAAAATCGCTGGCCGGTTTACCCACCACCAGATTGTCATAGGCCGCCGATTTCACCGCCACATAATTCTCTGCCTTGTCCGGCGATCCTTTCCCGGTATAGTGCGCGATAGACGGATAAGGGAATACCGGTCGGGTGGCTTTTAATGGCGGCATCGCCGACGCTACTGGTGAACTGGCGCGCTGTACGCCGTGGAAATGCGCTGCGGCATTCGCCTCGCCAGCGGGCATTTTGCCTTGTGGCGGCATCGGCGGCATTCCCGCACTGGCTGGTTGCGCTGACTTACCTGCCACCAGCGCCTGCGGCGCAACCTGCTGCTCGGTCCAGGCCATCAGCGGCGTCAACAAATCTATCTGATCTAACCCCTCACCACCACCGCAGTGGGCTACCCCTGGCAGCAGAAACAGGCGGATAAATTTTTCTGTGGCTTGCTTACCGAGATAAGCTTCAACGCCACGGTAGTAAGCAATGGAGAACGCCGGGCTAACCGAGTCATCCGCCAAACCGTGCCACATAATCAGCTTACCACCGCGTTCCATATAGCGGCTCAGGTTGGTGTTGGTGGCGTTGTATAGCGGAGCCAGCTGTGCAACAGCAGCGAAATTTTGCTTGTTCAGCGGGAAATCGCGCATCGAGGTAATGTTTTGCTTGCCACCTGGCAACAATACCGATTGCAGCGCAGGCAGTGCCATCATCTCCGACATTGAATGGCCGTCGGCGCTGGCGGGCACTGGCCAGCGTAACTCTGAACCCAGTGGCAGACCCGCCACCACAAATTGATTGCCTGCGCTGTCGTAAGCTCCCCGATAGAGTTTTTCGGCAACGCCAATTTCTTCTGTGGTCAGGCAGTCTGATTTATCGCTCTGGTTGGCGGCACAGGTCTTGACCCAATTGGCGGAGAAGGTGCAGGCATAGGGATTAGCCAGCAGGCCATCATTGACACCCGACAGGGTTGGGCAGTGTGCCAGTACGGCGCGATGCAGAATCGGCAGACGGTCTTGCAGCAGGATCGCGCTGCCGTCCGCACGCTGATTGGCGACCACATTCCAGCCGTGGAAAAAGGAGTTTTGGAACTGGAAAAACGCTGCCGGTGCCCCGGCGCTGATGCCATCAAAATCATCCGGGAAGCGTTGTGCTTCCATCAACGCCTCACGCCCGCCATCAGAGCAGCCCATAAAATAGGCGTATTTTTGCGCCTGGCCGTAATATGCCTGGATCAAGGCTTTTGCCAGCTGTGCGGTGAGATGATTGGCGCGATACGCAAAATCAATGCGTTTTTGTGGATCTTCCGCCCAACTGGCATCCATCATGCCGCCGCTATGGCCCATATCAGTCGCCGCGACGACAAATTCGCCCTGAGTGGCCGGTGCACAACCGTTGGCATTCGCCGGGCTGAGATTGATCTGGCCGCATAACCCACCGCATCCCACCTGTAAGAAGCGTTGCGTCCACTGCTGTTGCGGCAGTGCCACCTCGACTCCAATCGCCGGGGCGATGGTGGCTTTGACCTGACAATAGGTGCCTTTGTCCGTTTTCAGTGGCGTTGCAGCAGTAATGGTCACTTTCGCGCCAATTTTATCACTGAGGTTGACGGCAGCTAACTGGCCACAGTCCATCACCGGCTTCACAACGGCGAAGTTCACGTTCGCATTGACCTGCGTCGCAAGCAGCATGACACCTGTGGCTACCAGCCATCCTAATATTCGGTTTCTTATTGCATTCATTGCATCGGTTCCTGTTTTATCACCGCGTTACTGTGGTTTTAATCTGGGAATGATAGACAGAAGCAAAATTTTAAAGTGGATTTTTTCGGTATTTTAACGAATTAATCTGCGTTCTCAGTTCTGTTCCAGCCAGCCAATAAAAAAATCACTGAATGCCGCCACCTGTAACGGCTGAAAGCGCCGCTGTGGGTAAACGAACTGTAATCCTACCTGATGGCTGTCATTGCGGCTAAAACCGATAAAGTGATCGCCAAACAGCACCACCAGTTTCCCTTGTTCCACATCGCGTTTTACATCCCACCACGACTTGCTGGCGATACCCGCGCCTGCCAGCACCCACTCGCGAATCAGTGCGCCATCATCGGTGATCATCGCCGGGCTGATTTCCAGCGTCCTGACCTCTCCCGCTACTGCAAAGCGCCACACGTTGAGTAACGAACCACGCTGTTCCATGATCAGGCAGCGATGCTGGGGCAGTTCCAGCGGATGGCCCGGCGCACCCTGGGTAGCGAGATACGCGGGTGAGGCCACCAACACCCGGTGATTAGGTTTGATATCGCGTTTGATCAGATTGCTGTCGGGCAAATTGCCAAAGCGGATGCTCATATCCAGCCGTTGCGCAATCAGGTCTTCGATTTCCTCGCTCAGCAATAGCGTACTTTTGACGCCGGGGTGTAGGCGGGAAAACGCCAGCAGGGCCGGTGAAAGGTACTGGCGACCAAAATCCGACGGTGCCGAGATGCGTAACGTCCCGCTCAGCACGCCCTCCTGCTGCGCCAATTTTGCTTCGGCCTGCTCCATCTCCTCCAGCACGCGCAGTGCTGATTGATAGAACTCTTCACCCACCCGGGTGAGCGAAATCGCACGGGTCGAACGATGGAAAAAGCGCGTCTGATAACGCTCCTCCAGTGCTTTCAGGCGTGCGCTCATGGTCGCCGGTGACAGGTTCATACGGCGGCCAGCCGCTGCCAACCCTCCCGCTTCAACCACCTGCACCAACAACGTCAGGTCTTCAAGTTTGCCCATATTATTCAGCTTTTCCGAACAGAGATTCAGTTTTGTTCGGTATTATCAAAATACCTGGAAAGGCTTAGTGTCAACGTTTTCTATTACCGAGGCACCCAGCAATGACAGAGAAAATGTTGTTACAGCCAACGCAATTGGGCGGCATGACGCTGACAAATCGTATCGTTATGGCACCAATGACACGGGCGCGAACAGCGCAACCGGGTAATATCCCCACCGCCCTGATGGCGGAATATTATCAGCAGCGTGCGACGGCAGGGTTGATCATTACCGAAGCGACGCAAATCTCTCCGCAGGCGCAGGGGTATTCCTGGACTCCCGGCATGCATACGCCGGAACAGCGGGCGGGCTGGCGTCTGGTCACGGATGCGGTGCACCGTCATGGTGGCAAAATCGTTTCGCAGCTGTGGCATGTTGGGCGCATGTCCCATCCCTCTTTTCATCCCGACGGGCAGCCGCTTGCTCCGTCTGCCATTCCGTTTGACGGGCAAGTGTGGATTGTCGATGACAACGGCCAGGGGCAGATGATTGACTGTCCGGTGCCGCGCGAGATGACGCAACAGGATAT belongs to Pantoea sp. At-9b and includes:
- a CDS encoding aldolase encodes the protein MSHENTLREEICQTGFSLHQRGFTVGSSGNISARLDDGWLITPTDVCLGALQPAMIAKVNSDGEWVKGGKPSKTLTLHRTIYQNNAEVHGIVHTHSTHLVGMTLGKVWSKAAILPPITPYQVMKVGRIPLIDYCRPGSPLVAEQAAQLAATVKGIMLERLGPVIWGATVTKAAEILEELEETAKLWLMTDPKPEALDQAAMQDLFDTFDCRW
- a CDS encoding substrate-binding domain-containing protein, giving the protein MGLQNLTIFSTLAVRAPFDNGVLAGYAASDELHFAWSPTTVIESKLAAGQHADVVIATDDALARLVSKGVVKAENCYPLATALFGVAVRQGAGQPDISTAQSFLDTLRAARSVCYSLGGASGIYLQQVMAERGILAAVEPRATKISQGFTAEKLVSGEADVAVQQMSELMVVPGIDIVGPFPDELQQLTPFSVAVVNDCGDEVKAQLFIQYLLSEQCQRIYAANGLLCR
- a CDS encoding aspartate/glutamate racemase family protein, giving the protein MSERIVLLHATPVAMQPIHQSFQQLWPEAEQVNLLDDGLTLDRARTTDLSAEMIERFVRLGRYGYDMGAAGILVTCSAFGPAIDQMKAAFPIPVLKPNEAMFRAALQQGKRIGMLATFAPAVATMTDEFNEFVAETGSAATLKTLIVEEAIDLLRKGDAETHNRLVAARAPELADCDVIMLAHFSTSRAAAAVKEQVAVPVLSAPDAAVQLMKSLVKAQEGATSC
- the otnK gene encoding 3-oxo-tetronate kinase — its product is MLIGVIADDFTGASDIAVTLAKGLPHEGGLRTTLYLGIPEKPAAVEVEAGVIALKSRSIPAKEAVMQSLAACRWLIAQGCRQIVFKYCSTFDSTAEGNIGPVAEALAAFLGQKAVPVCPSFPSMGRTVYQGHLFVRDRLLNESGMEHHPLTPMKDADIRRVLQSQSTSQPGHIAWPVVQRGMAAIRTALDHAVTQGETLTVIDALQDEDLIAIGKACADTRLLTGGSGIAIGLPHNFIQRGLAAGVGSVVPEIDGPEAILVGSCSGTTLRQIAAHAKAHPVMMVSVDEVMKGAIRAEQLVSFIQANEGKSPLVFTSGDKADVLRAQDVYGRETVSATLDALFGKTAQALVAAGIRRLVVGGGETSGAVVSALNLGELKIGEEIDTGVPALVSPGEHPIALALKSGNFGSEDFFSKAVATLRGQ
- a CDS encoding hydroxypyruvate isomerase family protein, with protein sequence MHSKLKFSANLKWLFTELPFEQRYDAAAAAGFKAVEFPWPYSWPLAEVRKLLDNSGLKQLLINTPVGQPGTVKSSGQACHPDSVAAFRADFASALEYASGLACEFIHLQGGIKQPEVADAQAFETLVNNVSWAAEQASGSGVTLVLEAVNHYDLPGSLLTTQARSLQVIEAASATNVGLLFDIYHTQRSEGDVSAKMRQYFPYIKHVQVADSPNRNEPGTGELNWRYIFGELIGLGYQGWVGCEYRPVTTTGDGLVWLDQLS
- a CDS encoding tannase/feruloyl esterase family alpha/beta hydrolase, whose product is MNAIRNRILGWLVATGVMLLATQVNANVNFAVVKPVMDCGQLAAVNLSDKIGAKVTITAATPLKTDKGTYCQVKATIAPAIGVEVALPQQQWTQRFLQVGCGGLCGQINLSPANANGCAPATQGEFVVAATDMGHSGGMMDASWAEDPQKRIDFAYRANHLTAQLAKALIQAYYGQAQKYAYFMGCSDGGREALMEAQRFPDDFDGISAGAPAAFFQFQNSFFHGWNVVANQRADGSAILLQDRLPILHRAVLAHCPTLSGVNDGLLANPYACTFSANWVKTCAANQSDKSDCLTTEEIGVAEKLYRGAYDSAGNQFVVAGLPLGSELRWPVPASADGHSMSEMMALPALQSVLLPGGKQNITSMRDFPLNKQNFAAVAQLAPLYNATNTNLSRYMERGGKLIMWHGLADDSVSPAFSIAYYRGVEAYLGKQATEKFIRLFLLPGVAHCGGGEGLDQIDLLTPLMAWTEQQVAPQALVAGKSAQPASAGMPPMPPQGKMPAGEANAAAHFHGVQRASSPVASAMPPLKATRPVFPYPSIAHYTGKGSPDKAENYVAVKSAAYDNLVVGKPASDFIGPNNQKNYVVDGADLKVQ
- a CDS encoding LysR family transcriptional regulator; its protein translation is MGKLEDLTLLVQVVEAGGLAAAGRRMNLSPATMSARLKALEERYQTRFFHRSTRAISLTRVGEEFYQSALRVLEEMEQAEAKLAQQEGVLSGTLRISAPSDFGRQYLSPALLAFSRLHPGVKSTLLLSEEIEDLIAQRLDMSIRFGNLPDSNLIKRDIKPNHRVLVASPAYLATQGAPGHPLELPQHRCLIMEQRGSLLNVWRFAVAGEVRTLEISPAMITDDGALIREWVLAGAGIASKSWWDVKRDVEQGKLVVLFGDHFIGFSRNDSHQVGLQFVYPQRRFQPLQVAAFSDFFIGWLEQN